The following proteins are encoded in a genomic region of Triticum dicoccoides isolate Atlit2015 ecotype Zavitan chromosome 1B, WEW_v2.0, whole genome shotgun sequence:
- the LOC119310299 gene encoding xylanase inhibitor protein 1-like, whose translation MALTRRWAASLLLLLAATLLAGSAAATGKTGNVVVFWGRNKDEGSLREACDTGTYTIAVISFLDVFGRGKYHLDLSGHDVSAVGADIKYCQSKKFLVFLSIGGFGGQYSLPTAQSAADVADYLWNAYMLGTREDVYRPFGNAYVDGIDFFLDGGGRPGPDPYDELARRLWDYNKPYRGRVPVQLTATSRCGDRRVGRALATGLFTRIFVRFFDDPHCAANWQQEWGRWTAEQPGAQIYFGLPASEKTVGYVHPLDLYYDIIPVVQKAANYGGIMVWDRYEDKRTGFSSFVINWA comes from the coding sequence ATGGCGCTCACACGCCGTTGGGCAGCCTccctcctgctcctcctcgccgCAACCCTCCTCGCGGGCTCGGCCGCGGCCACGGGAAAGACCGGCAACGTCGTCGTGTTCTGGGGCCGGAACAAGGACGAGGGGTCCCTCCGGGAGGCCTGCGACACCGGCACGTACACCATCGCCGTCATCTCCTTTCTGGACGTCTTCGGCCGCGGCAAGTACCACCTCGACCTCTCCGGCCACGATGTCTCCGCCGTCGGCGCCGACATCAAGTACTGCCAGTCCAAGAAGTTCCTCGTCTTCCTCTCCATCGGGGGCTTCGGCGGCCAGTACTCCCTGCCGACCGCCCAGTCCGCGGCCGACGTCGCCGACTACCTCTGGAACGCCTACATGCTGGGCACCCGCGAGGATGTCTACCGCCCGTTCGGCAACGCCTACGTGGACGGCATCGACTTCTTCCTCGACGGCGGCGGGCGGCCTGGGCCGGACCCCTACGACGAGCTGGCCAGGCGGCTATGGGACTACAACAAGCCGTACCGCGGCAGGGTGCCGGTGCAGCTGACGGCGACGTCGCGGTGCGGGGACAGGCGCGTGGGGCGGGCGCTCGCCACGGGGCTCTTCACCCGGATCTTCGTCAGGTTCTTCGACGACCCCCACTGCGCCGCCAACTGGCAGCAGGAGTGGGGCAGGTGGACGGCGGAGCAGCCGGGCGCGCAAATCTACTTCGGCCTGCCGGCTTCGGAGAAGACGGTCGGCTACGTCCACCCCCTGGACCTTTACTACGATATTATCCCGGTGGTACAGAAGGCGGCCAACTACGGCGGCATCATGGTCTGGGACCGCTACGAGGACAAGCGCACCGGCTTCAGTAGCTTCGTCATCAACTGGGCTTGA
- the LOC119310310 gene encoding xylanase inhibitor protein 1-like — MALARRRPATLPVFLTAFLYAAAFLAGPTTAMGKTGNVFVFWGRNKDEGSLRETCDTGRYTFTTVIISFLDVFGNGRYHLDLSGHDVSAVGADIKHCQSTGKLIFLSIGGFGGQYSLPTRRSAADVADYLWNAYMLGTRKGVSRPFGDAYVDGINFFIDGAAGARPENYDELARRLWDYNKAYRGRTPVQLSATPRCGYPDRRVERALATGLFNRIFVRFYDDPRCAAHLEQEWDRWAAAQPHAQIYLGLPASERKVGYVHPKNLHAVIPVVQKAANYGGVVIWERYEDKRTGYSTYAIQWA, encoded by the coding sequence ATGGCGCTCGCACGCCGTCGGCCAGCCACCCTCCCAGTCTTTCTCACCGCATTCCTCTACGCCGCAGCCTTCCTCGCTGGCCCGACCACGGCCATGGGAAAGACGGGCAACGTCTTCGTGTTCTGGGGCCGGAACAAGGACGAGGGCTCCCTCCGGGAGACCTGCGACACCGGAAGGTACACGTTCACCACTGTAATCATCTCCTTCCTCGACGTCTTCGGCAACGGCAGGTACCACCTCGACCTCTCCGGCCACGACGTCTCCGCCGTCGGCGCCGACATCAAGCACTGCCAGTCCACGGGCAAGCTCATCTTCCTCTCCATCGGGGGCTTCGGCGGCCAGTACTCCCTGCCGACCCGCAGGTCGGCGGCGGACGTGGCCGACTACCTCTGGAACGCCTACATGCTCGGAACCCGCAAGGGCGTCAGCCGCCCGTTCGGCGACGCCTACGTCGACGGCATCAACTTCTTCATCGACGGTGCCGCCGGCGCGCGGCCGGAAAACTACGACGAGCTGGCCAGGCGGCTCTGGGACTACAACAAGGCGTACCGCGGCAGAACGCCGGTGCAGCTGTCGGCAACGCCGCGGTGCGGGTACCCGGACAGGCGCGTGGAGCGGGCGCTCGCCACGGGGCTGTTCAACCGCATCTTCGTCAGGTTCTACGATGACCCCCGCTGCGCCGCCCACTTGGAGCAGGAGTGGGACAGATGGGCGGCGGCGCAACCGCACGCGCAGATCTACCTCGGCCTGCCGGCTTCGGAGCGGAAGGTCGGCTACGTGCACCCCAAGAACCTCCACGCTGTTATCCCGGTGGTGCAGAAGGCGGCCAACTACGGCGGGGTCGTGATCTGGGAGCGCTACGAGGACAAGCGGACCGGCTACAGCACCTACGCCATCCAATGGGCTTGA